The Atribacterota bacterium genome has a window encoding:
- a CDS encoding uracil-DNA glycosylase, whose translation MCKSKSTGKICPWFYCCPIKVYVERQLIEKKWTEQYCKLKYWRCIRKKMQDKNQYHPDNMLPDGTINTQL comes from the coding sequence ATGTGTAAGAGTAAGAGCACTGGAAAAATTTGTCCATGGTTCTATTGTTGTCCAATAAAGGTATATGTAGAAAGACAATTAATAGAAAAAAAATGGACAGAACAATACTGTAAATTAAAATACTGGCGTTGTATAAGAAAAAAAATGCAGGACAAAAACCAATATCATCCAGATAATATGTTGCCTGATGGA